The genome window AGAAGTTTGATTACAGAAGCCATTTTTAGACGACAAATTACTTCTataatgagggtttttttttcaggtagCTGGGCAGGGGGGTTTTCAGGGTGAAGAATTTTTGAGCTGTGAGATGGCATAcatacatttaaaacatcatttgaCACCACATTAGGGTGTTTGTGAAGTTCAGTTCCAATAAAATGCCACATGGACAGATTTAAGGAGCCTTTCTCTGGGTAAAACGGACAGAGAGAACTTATCTCTGTCAATACATTTTTCCAGTAGTTGTTCAGATTGGTCATTAAAAAGCTTTTTCCTTTGCAAGAGATAAATTAActcttgtttaattttctcttgacatGGAGATAAGGAGGGTGAGAGAAAATTCCCCATGTCTTTAGCCAGAAAGTATGTTTAGACAGATAGATTGATGTGTTCTTGTTTTGACAGAAAAGATTCACCCCTGTGATTCCTTAGGATGATTTAGATGTCTTAGACCTGGCTGGTCGATGAGGTGAGCTGTGGGATCGCCTGCTGGCGATGTTAGTCTTTCTTTCCTTGGAATTTTCTTCCTTGGAAGCTCCTGTCCTTGGAAGCCTCAGTCCTTGGAAGCTTCTGTTGTCAGAAGGCTGGAGGCAGTTCCTCAAGCCTTCCTCGGGAGCCTGTTTTATGTGCTTGAATTAAACTTGCAATGTCTCTTTCCTTGCCCCAAGATTGGGCACCAATTgttggggttcaggcaatgaggaggctgatgggctttgtggtgatcaccagataataggatagcaaatagtcccTTAGCAATAGATagaagtcagtcacacacacaaatggatgtctgccagcagtactcctggtgggcgactcagcaaggaagcagaatgagaagtcgtgGTCTTCTTCTGACTCCCTGGCCCCAGGAGACTATCCTTTTATTAAcaaccttgggaatggtaccCCCACAATGATTTAAGCATTACCACACTGGGTTTGAGAAGAAGAGGTTGTATTGAGATCTCATATATGAAGGGATAGATGTCCAGAGTTCTTGGCCATGAGGACAGCTCATCCGTAGGGGCTCCAAAACATATTTTAAGGGGCTTGGAAAGGCAATAAGGGGCAATGGAAATGAGGGATGAAAACCTGGGGAAAATCAGAATTGGTTTCCATTTGAAAGACGTGTGCTCCTAGGTCTTTAGTGGAACTTCTTTAGGGGATTTTGACAAGCATTGGTCAAATTTGGTTTAAGTAACGTTCCTGATTTGATAAGGGAGAGAGACTTGATGGGCTAATAGGTCCCTTCCAATGCCGTTATTCTatgtactctgacacacagaaacaTGGCCTCAcaaatctctccttctccccccatcTCTTCCTCTTTGAAAATCAGTTAAAACCTCGATGTTCCACTCTCCAGTTGTTTATGTGGATGAAGGAGTTCCTTTTCAGTGGCCTTTGACTGTATGTGTCACAACAGGCTTAGCGTTCTCCCCCTGCCTACGGACTCGCTCCTCATTTTTTccattctccttctctccctgccgGTGTATTACAATGAAAGGCCAGAGTCTGCCGCCCCTGTTATCTGTTGGCCGAAGTAGGAAGTTCTGGCTCTTTCAGAATTcaaatttccctttcttttcgTCTTTGTCCCATTGTCCTTGTTGCCTTTCATGATCAGGGAGATCATTTCCTTCCTGGTCACCCACACCTGAAAAAGAACTTGGCCGTCTGAAATGTAAGCACCTTGCAATAACGTGAACTCGAGGAAATGACCCTATTTCCCTTaacctcccttttttccttttggatgtCCTTATAGACAATTCCTCGTGccacctgtgtggagagctgccaGCCCGGTTACAGCAAGATTGTCCAGCAGGGGGAGCCAGTCTGTTGTTACCAATGTGCTCGGTGCCCGGAAGGCAGAATTTCCATCCATGCTGGTAACTGGAAAAAGGGGCAGCTTCAATGAGGACAGAGTGAGACGGGGTCCCTGCTTTTTAATATTGGTCACATACCAACCCTTTTTCACTAAGATGGTTACAAGGAGGGATGTCCAGAGATCTATGGCTTACTCTGTGCCCCAGTAAAGGAGTCCAGGCAGGGGTCCTTCTGGATGACATGCCAAGTCAAATCCTTGTCTCGTTCTGTATATTTCCAATTcggtgggtatttttaaaaaatgggagggcAGCTTTGGATTGGGATTCAAGAACGCTACACAGCTCCATTAATGTTATGGACGCGGAAGTCGGGAGGGTTTTATTTATCTCTGCTGGGACCAATTCCCTTTGGAGGTGATGAGCATCAGAACACTAGAagcattttgggggaaacaagacAACCAATGGTCAGGTATACTTtggtttggatccctgcattgagcagggttttGGACTCATTGGCCTTATAGGTCTCTTCCCACTTAATTCTTCTAGGATTCTATGCCCTTCTACTACCTGGTCTGGGTTGCTTCCCGGAAGGTTAGTAACTGGAAATGCTTCCTGTGAGCCTCTTCTCCCAACATCTCCGAGCTCCTTGGTGCTTCAGGGAGAACAAAGCAAGcaggtggagaaggaagagaataaAGTATATGTCAGAAAGcaaatccaaaagaaagaaaccttCCAGTTCACCCTTTGAAGAGAAACTTTGTTTCAAAGTGTCTTTTCTTTCTAAGCTTTTGAAATGAATTTGTCTTCGTGAGAGGAAACATTTTTGAACACTTGtggttttctttctggattttagATGCAGATCGATGTGAGAAGTGCTATGAAGATCGGTATCCAAGCCAGGGCCAGGATCACTGCCTCTTGAAAAGTGTGTCTTACTTGTCCTACAGAGAACCTTTGGGAGCAACTTTGGGGTGTTGTGCCTTTTTGTTATCTGGACTGACCGTTCTGGTGATGGGGGTCTTCCTTCACTCCCGGCACACTCCCCTTGTCAAGGCCAATAACTGGAACTTAACCTGTGTCctgctctcctctctcttcctgggcttcctctgccccttcctctTCATCGGCTGGCCTGGGAAGATTTCCTGCCTCCTGAGGCAAACCACCTTTGGCATCATCTTCACTGTGGCTGTTTCTTGTATTTTGGCTAAAACCGTCACGGTGGTTCTGGCCTTCATGGCCACCAAACCGGGAAGCAGGGCCAGGATGTGGGTGGGAAATAAGTTGGGAGTGTCCCTGGTGGTTCTCGGTTCACTTATTCAAAGTGGCATCTGCATCGCGTGGCTGGCGACCTCACCTCCTTTCCCAGAATTTGACAGGAAATCTCAAGTGGATCAGATCATCGTGCAGTGCAATGAAGGCTCAGACAGGATGTTCTACCTTGTCTTGGGTTACATGGTCCTTCTGGCCATCACCAGCTTCATCGTGGCTTTCTTTGCCAGAAGGTTGCCCGATAGGTTCAATGAAGCCAAGCTGCTCACCTTCAGCATGTTGGTGTTTTGCAGTGTGTGGGTCTCCTTTGTGCCCACTTACTtgagcaccaaagggaaatacatggtggccgtggagatcttctccatcttggcttccaACCTTGGTCTACTGGGCTGTATCTTCTTCCCAAAATGCTACATTATaattctgagaccaaaactcaacACCAGAGAGGAATTAGTAAGAAAAAAGTAAGGCTGAGAGTGATTTATTTGGGTTCTTTAGTTCCTTGACCTATTTCTTTTTCATACATTCCTACAGTAGTTATTAAATAAAAGATACAAAGATTGAGACTGCGTAGGAGTTAGGGATGTCCCTCCGCCTCCAGCAGAGGGACATCCCTAGagatgaaaagagaaaggaatcagATATTAATTGGAGGGAAGGCTTggctgaacatccatgttttaaattgatttttaaaaatacccagcgaaggggctgcaggaatctctggaggcagattgttccaaaggcaaggagctaccaccgagaaggccaggtttcttgttttttccttccgggcctcctttagtgtcaagctcctcagcctcacctcctgactcgctcgagtgatacgggtagatcttggtgggagtaggtgttccccaaggtattgaggccctaaaccgtttagggctttatacgtaagcattaggaatttgaagtcaatgcagaaccgaatgtgcagccagtgcaatgcagccagaataggagaaatatgatggtattttcttgctccaccaaggagtctggccaccgcattctgcaccacttggagtttccgcatcaatctcaaaggtagccccacgtagagcgcattagagtggtctaatcttgagattacaagagcatgcaccaaggtagtgagcgcctccacatcgagatagggtcgcagccgggctatccgccaaagatggaaaaaggcggtacggaccaccgatgccacctgagtctccatggtgagcgctgggtccagatgggtccccaagctgtggaccccactctttgcggcaagggtcaccccccaaatgagagagaatcACCCAAACCACCAaaagtgggggcacccaccctcaggacctccatctttccGGGTTTgtcctcagcccattttccagcatccattgcagtacagttgccaggcagcgctggagggacagaacggcatcacctgcggttggtgaaaaggagatgtagaggtgggtgtcatcagca of Pogona vitticeps strain Pit_001003342236 chromosome 6, PviZW2.1, whole genome shotgun sequence contains these proteins:
- the LOC144583063 gene encoding vomeronasal type-2 receptor 26-like, whose amino-acid sequence is MFEINHESDQMRVHGIIPKNYQHVLAFLFAIHEINNNNKLLPNTTLGSVVADDLFSARRACEASLDLLFKSQGNVLNYSCEKGARLLAVIGALTSPSSIQMANVLSTYKVPQLSYGSFDPVLSDQTQFPFFFRMIPNEEPQYDGIVELLKYFAWKWIGLLLSSDGTGEAFLRTLRPRLLQNNICVAVTEFLPMLHFFLRNVRFNNSAGDEIFFNDHGDLEFGYNVNNLVTFPNRSFQRVRVGWIDPHGPDGKKFTLNGSAVVWNPKFNQTIPRATCVESCQPGYSKIVQQGEPVCCYQCARCPEGRISIHAGNIFEHLWFSFWILDADRCEKCYEDRYPSQGQDHCLLKSVSYLSYREPLGATLGCCAFLLSGLTVLVMGVFLHSRHTPLVKANNWNLTCVLLSSLFLGFLCPFLFIGWPGKISCLLRQTTFGIIFTVAVSCILAKTVTVVLAFMATKPGSRARMWVGNKLGVSLVVLGSLIQSGICIAWLATSPPFPEFDRKSQVDQIIVQCNEGSDRMFYLVLGYMVLLAITSFIVAFFARRLPDRFNEAKLLTFSMLVFCSVWVSFVPTYLSTKGKYMVAVEIFSILASNLGLLGCIFFPKCYIIILRPKLNTREELVRKK